One genomic region from Salvia hispanica cultivar TCC Black 2014 chromosome 2, UniMelb_Shisp_WGS_1.0, whole genome shotgun sequence encodes:
- the LOC125203712 gene encoding UPF0496 protein 1-like: MFSTFRFLIIHSKSKVQHYCQLLPPSPSITKERERVLLQKSPQMGIQISRINRSRSDSLRPQPHPPPPRTISDPTPNASSAAPDLISYEAACLSDPQLRSFDSSVQLRTTRAINSIALSLDSRAFSLDSLTQVTECLLETNQEVVKIILHNKRDVWKNPQLSDLVDDYFENSLLTLDFCTALDACLKRAGHIESIVNVALRKFQEEHYGASEERNYARTLEELSNFRAAGDPFTEEFFRAFNSIHSRQSQMLERLHAKKRKLDRKLKSLKAWRRVSNVIFVAAFASVLICSVVAAAVSAPPVVTALAAAAAVPLGSMGKWLNSLWKNYERDLRGQTEILTSMQIGSYIALNDLDSIKRLVQKFQIVIESLLANAEFAMRGDEAVVVAVDEIRQEVDSFIKTIQELRDRANKCTQETRMARTLILRKIMNHPSGSSQDIVF; this comes from the exons ATGTTTTCCACCTTCCGTTTTCTCATCATCCATAGCAAGTCAAAAGTCCAACACTACTGTCAACTGCTCCCTCCCTCTCCCTCAATCactaaagagagagagagagtgctGCTCCAAAAATCTCCACAAATGGGTATTCAAATCAGCCGAATCAACCGCAGCCGTAGCGATTCCCTCCGCCCGCAGCCACACCCGCCGCCGCCTCGAACCATCTCAGACCCCACCCCGAATGCTTCCTCAGCCGCCCCCGACCTCATCTCCTACGAAGCCGCCTGCCTCTCCGATCCACAACTCCGGAGCTTCGACTCCTCCGTCCAGCTCCGCACCACCCGCGCCATCAACTCCATCGCCCTCTCCCTCGACTCCCGCGCCTTCTCCCTCGATTCCCTCACCCAGGTCACCGAATGCCTCCTCGAGACCAACCAGGAAGTCGTCAAAATCATCCTCCACAACAAGCGCGACGTCTGGAAAAATCCCCAACTCTCCGATCTCGTCGACGATTACTTCGAAAACAGCCTCCTAACCCTAGATTTCTGCACCGCGCTCGACGCCTGCCTCAAGCGCGCCGGCCACATCGAGTCCATCGTCAATGTAGCCCTCCGGAAGTTCCAGGAGGAGCACTACGGCGCCTCCGAGGAGAGGAATTACGCCAGAACTCTCGAGGAATTGAGCAATTTCAGAGCGGCGGGCGATCCATTCACGGAGGAGTTTTTTAGGGCTTTCAATTCGATCCACTCGCGCCAGTCTCAGATGCTCGAGAGATTGCACGCCAAGAAGCGGAAGCTCGATCGTAAGCTGAAGTCGCTCAAGGCGTGGAGACGAGTCTCGAACGTGATATTCGTAGCAGCTTTTGCCTCAGTGCTGATATGCTCTGTGGTGGCCGCCGCCGTGTCTGCTCCTCCGGTGGTGACTGCTCTAGCGGCTGCGGCCGCCGTGCCCCTGGGCTCGATGGGGAAATGGCTGAACTCGTTGTGGAAGAACTACGAGAGGGATTTGAGGGGACAGACAGAGATACTCACCTCAATGCAGATTGGTAGCTACATAGCGCTGAATGATTTGGATAGTATAAAGAGGCTGGTGCAGAAGTTTCAGATAGTGATCGAGTCGTTGCTGGCGAATGCTGAGTTTGCGATGAGAGGGGACgaggcggtggtggtggcggtggATGAGATCAGGCAGGAGGTGGATAGCTTCATCAAGACTATACAGGAGCTCCGAGACAGAGCCAACAAGTGCACGCAAGAGACGAGGATGGCCCGGACTTTGATACTGCGGAAGATCATGAATCATCCCTCGGGTTCCAGTCAAGATATTG TCTTTTGA
- the LOC125203452 gene encoding small polypeptide DEVIL 4-like, with the protein MEMKMRDESSKKRLSSKKLGRFMKEQRGRLYIMRRCVVMLLCWHD; encoded by the coding sequence ATGGAGATGAAAATGAGGGACGAGTCGTCGAAGAAGCGATTGTCAAGCAAGAAATTGGGAAGATTCATGAAGGAACAGAGAGGAAGGCTCTACATAATGAGGAGATGTGTAGTTATGCTTCTTTGCTGGCAtgactga
- the LOC125206846 gene encoding protein FAR1-RELATED SEQUENCE 4-like → MPTLSIAQFCKNFEHVVEDKRYNELKCDFEARQKLPRLRLESSPMLQQLSKIYTPSVFDLFQNEFILFAAAYIEHKDESGSLFEYVIKLINHDGEWRVTYDPNTKMIHCSCRRFEMIGLICCHSVKVFDVLDVKLLSENYILKRWTREARAGVVHDYVGNEVEENSKLQSAERYRRLCQMLIRLANEASVHQSTFSLVHETMSDLYKKVMEMRSKEDDQENRSNAKISPVVSHMMVSKGFKKKVVGAQNSLHVASPTLPTSNACLERTGNYLSFTELLTAPLDQTLYSVDGTNSSITSRTSSLSPRCIEWSSGGISSINYQDQDH, encoded by the exons ATGCCAACCTTAAGCATTGCACAATTTTGTAAGAATTTTGAGCATGTCGTGGAGGATAAACGGTATAACGAACTAAAGTGTGATTTTGAGGCACGCCAAAAATTGCCTAGGTTGAGGTTGGAGAGTTCTCCCATGTTACAGCAACTTTCTAagatttatactccatccgttttTGATCTGTTTCAGAATGAGTTCATCTTGTTTGCAGCTGCATATATAGAGCATAAAGATGAGTCAGGATCATTATTCGAATATGTCATCAAACTAATCAATCATGATGGAGAATGGAGGGTGACCTATGATCCTAATACAAAGATGATTCATTGTAGTTGCCGAAGGTTTGAGATGATAGGATTGATATGTTGTCATTCTGTGAAAGTGTTTGATGTGTTAGACGTGAAGTTGCTTTCGGAGAATTACATTCTTAAAAGATGGACAAGAGAAGCTAGAGCTGGTGTAGTGCACGACTATGTAGGCAATGAAGTTgaagaaaattctaaattgcAAAGTGCTGAGCGGTATAGGAGACTATGTCAAATGCTTATAAGGTTGGCTAATGAAGCTTCTGTTCACCAATCAACCTTCTCCTTGGTGCATGAAACGATGTCTGATCTCTATAAAAAGGTAATGGAAATGCGTTCAAAAGAAGATGACCAAGAAAATAGGAGCAATGCGAAGATTTCCCCAGTTGTTTCTCATATGATGGTATCAAAAGGATTCAAGAAAAAG GTTGTTGGAGCACAAAATTCATTGCATGTTGCAAGTCCAACACTTCCAACATCTAATGCATGCCTTGAAAGGACTGGAAATTATTTAAGTTTCACTGAATTGTTAACG gCACCATTAGATCAAACCTTATATTCTGTTGATGGAACAAATTCCAGCATAACAAGCAGAACAAGCAGCTTAAGTCCAAGATG CATTGAATGGAGCTCTGGAGGCATATCTAGCATCAACTATCAAGATCAAGATCATTGA
- the LOC125203585 gene encoding transcription factor DICHOTOMA-like, producing MLGRNTYLPPADLDSGVEILLHHHHHHQYLHPEAAAAFSGLYLAAPEAYNGEGSGAAPVRKQAAKKDRHSKIHTAQGPRDRRVRLSIGIARKFFDLQEMLGFDKPSKTLDWLLTKSKAAIKELVQTSNSNKSDYSSPSACEMVASSDQQHGGGGDSSRRDKDKAAREARAKARARARERTLEKMCIKQLGSDLNPPSFECNQLGFLQLSGRATAGFRDPVYHFGEGARHDLIQEPPVIKRKNKNPSSILGFQQNIGLSSNYSMIPSSANENWDVFGLSSQSNSFDQHKFFNSSSNI from the exons ATGTTGGGAAGAAACACTTACCTCCCCCCCGCCGACCTCGACTCCGGCGTGGAAatcctcctccaccaccaccaccaccaccaataTCTCCACCCGGAAGCAGCAGCCGCCTTCTCGGGGCTCTACTTGGCCGCTCCCGAGGCCTACAACGGAGAGGGCTCGGGCGCTGCCCCGGTGAGGAAGCAGGCGGCGAAGAAGGACCGGCACAGCAAGATACACACGGCGCAGGGGCCGAGGGACCGGAGAGTCCGCCTCTCCATCGGCATTGCGAGGAAGTTCTTCGATCTCCAGGAGATGCTGGGCTTCGACAAGCCCAGCAAAACCCTTGATTGGCTTCTCACCAAGTCCAAAGCAGCCATCAAGGAGCTGGTGCAGACCAGCAACAGCAACAAGAGCGACTACTCCTCTCCCTCTGCATGTGAGATGGTGGCCTCCTCTGATCAGCAACACGGAGGAGGAGGGGATTCCAGCAGGAGGGACAAGGATAAGGCCGCGAGGGAGGCGAGGGCCAAGGCGAGGGCGAGGGCGAGGGAGAGGACGCTGGAGAAGATGTGCATCAAGCAGCTCGGTTCTGATCTCAACCCTCCATCGTTTGAATGCAATCAGCTGGGGTTTTTGCAGCTCTCCGGCAGGGCCACTGCTGGTTTTCGAGACCCGGTTTATCACTTCGGTGAAGGGGCGAGGCATGACCTAATTCAAGAACCGCCTGTGATCAAACGCAAGAACAAGAACCCTTCTTCCATTTTGGGGTTTCAGCAAAATATTGGTTTGAGTTCAAACTATAGCATGATCCCATCGTCTGCTAATGAGAATTGGGATGTTTTTGGGCTCTCCTCGCAATCCAACTCTTTTGATCAGCACAAGTTCTTCAATAG CAGCTCAAACATATag